A single window of Methylobacterium nodulans ORS 2060 DNA harbors:
- the gcvP gene encoding aminomethyl-transferring glycine dehydrogenase, whose protein sequence is MAAYDPYDFANRRHIGPTQGEIAEMLQRVGVASLDALIDETLPPDIRQREPIDFGRPLTERRLMERMRTVANKNRLLVSLIGQGYHGTTMPPAIQRNIFENPAWYTAYSPYQPEISQGRLEALLNFQTMVCDLTALDIANASLLDEATAAAEAMSMAKRVATSQRDTFFVDRDCLPQTIAVLRTRAAPLGWRVVVGDPFRDLEAEAVFGALFQYPGVNGAIHDFTGLITGLHAAGAVAVMAADPLALTLLKAPGEMGADIAIGSMQRYGVPMGYGGPHAGYMATRDAYKRALPGRIVGVSVDARGHRAYRLALQTREQHIRREKATSNICTSQVLLAVVASMYAVYHGPEGLKAIAQRVHRDAVRLADGLTQLGFSVEPAHFFDTITVAVGPFQGMILRSAVENGVNLRKIGDDRIGITVDERTRPDIIQAVWRAFGGTELVYDEAWPEPRLPAALTRTSAYLTHPIFHMNRAESEMTRYMRRLADRDLALDRTMIPLGSCTMKLNATAEMLPISWPEFSEIHPFVPDDQARGYAELIGDLSKKLCEITGYDAISMQPNSGAQGEYAGLLAIRAYHQARGEGHRTICLIPSSAHGTNPASAQMCGMSVIVVGADAHGNIDVDDFRRKAELHSHNLAACMITYPSTHGVFEARVRELCDIVHAHGGQVYLDGANLNALVGLARPGDIGADVSHLNLHKTFCIPHGGGGPGMGPIGVKAHLIPYLPTDPRSGETGAVSAAPFGSASILPISWGYCLMMGGRGLTQATRIAILNANYIAKRLEGAYSILYAGQKGRVAHECIVDVRPFQKSAGISVDDIAKRLIDCGFHPPTMSWPVAGTLMIEPTESETKAEIDRFCDALLAIREEIRAIEEGRADRTNNPLKQAPHTVQDLIGSWERPYSREAACFPAGSLGIDKYWPPVNRVDNAYGDRNLVCSCPPVELYDAAAE, encoded by the coding sequence ATGGCCGCCTACGATCCTTACGATTTCGCGAACCGCCGCCATATCGGCCCGACCCAGGGTGAAATCGCCGAGATGCTGCAGCGTGTGGGCGTGGCAAGCCTCGACGCGCTGATCGATGAGACGCTGCCTCCCGACATTCGCCAGCGTGAGCCGATCGATTTCGGCCGCCCTCTGACCGAGCGGCGGCTGATGGAGCGGATGCGCACGGTTGCAAACAAGAACCGTCTCCTCGTCTCGCTGATCGGCCAGGGCTACCACGGCACGACGATGCCGCCTGCGATCCAGCGCAACATCTTCGAGAATCCGGCCTGGTACACCGCCTACTCGCCATATCAGCCGGAGATCAGCCAAGGCCGTCTTGAGGCGCTGCTGAATTTCCAGACCATGGTCTGCGACCTCACGGCGCTCGATATCGCCAACGCGTCGCTTCTCGACGAGGCGACCGCCGCTGCCGAGGCGATGAGCATGGCCAAGCGCGTCGCGACCTCGCAGCGAGACACCTTCTTCGTCGATCGGGACTGCCTCCCCCAAACGATTGCGGTGCTGCGGACGAGGGCCGCGCCGCTCGGTTGGCGCGTCGTCGTCGGAGATCCTTTTCGGGACCTCGAGGCGGAAGCGGTCTTCGGCGCGCTCTTCCAGTACCCGGGCGTGAATGGAGCCATCCACGATTTCACGGGCCTGATCACGGGCCTGCACGCGGCCGGGGCCGTGGCGGTGATGGCCGCCGACCCGCTGGCGCTCACGCTGCTCAAGGCGCCGGGCGAGATGGGCGCCGACATCGCGATCGGGTCGATGCAGCGCTACGGCGTGCCGATGGGTTATGGCGGCCCCCATGCCGGCTACATGGCGACCCGTGATGCGTACAAGCGGGCGCTGCCGGGCCGCATCGTCGGTGTCTCCGTCGATGCCAGGGGCCACCGTGCCTATCGGCTCGCGCTCCAGACCCGCGAGCAGCACATCCGCCGCGAGAAGGCGACCTCGAACATCTGCACGAGTCAAGTGCTGCTGGCCGTCGTCGCTTCGATGTACGCCGTCTATCATGGTCCGGAGGGCCTGAAGGCGATCGCCCAGAGAGTGCACCGGGATGCGGTGCGCCTGGCGGACGGGCTGACGCAACTCGGCTTCTCGGTCGAGCCGGCTCACTTCTTCGATACCATCACCGTGGCGGTCGGCCCGTTCCAGGGAATGATCCTGAGAAGCGCCGTCGAGAACGGGGTGAATCTTCGGAAGATTGGTGACGACCGGATCGGTATCACGGTCGACGAGCGCACGCGACCGGACATCATTCAGGCCGTCTGGCGCGCCTTCGGGGGGACGGAACTCGTCTATGACGAGGCTTGGCCCGAGCCCCGTCTGCCGGCAGCCCTCACCCGCACCTCCGCCTATCTCACCCACCCGATCTTCCACATGAACCGGGCCGAGAGCGAGATGACGCGCTACATGCGGCGTCTCGCCGATCGGGATCTCGCGCTCGACCGAACCATGATCCCGCTCGGCTCCTGTACGATGAAGCTCAACGCGACGGCCGAGATGCTGCCGATCTCGTGGCCTGAATTCTCCGAGATTCATCCGTTCGTTCCCGACGATCAGGCTCGGGGCTATGCCGAGCTGATCGGCGATCTCTCGAAAAAGCTCTGCGAGATCACCGGATACGATGCGATCTCGATGCAGCCGAATTCGGGAGCGCAGGGGGAATATGCGGGGCTTCTCGCGATCCGCGCCTACCATCAGGCCCGCGGTGAGGGGCACCGCACGATCTGCCTGATCCCCTCCTCCGCCCATGGCACCAATCCGGCCTCGGCGCAGATGTGCGGGATGAGCGTGATCGTCGTGGGTGCCGACGCTCACGGCAACATCGACGTGGACGATTTCCGCAGGAAGGCCGAGCTGCATTCGCACAACCTTGCCGCCTGCATGATCACCTACCCGTCGACACACGGCGTGTTCGAGGCGCGGGTGCGCGAATTGTGCGACATCGTTCACGCCCATGGCGGCCAGGTTTATCTCGATGGCGCGAATCTCAACGCGCTCGTCGGCCTCGCGCGGCCGGGCGACATCGGTGCGGATGTCAGCCACCTCAACCTTCACAAGACGTTCTGCATCCCGCATGGCGGCGGCGGGCCCGGCATGGGGCCGATCGGCGTCAAGGCGCATCTCATCCCGTATCTCCCCACCGATCCCCGCTCCGGGGAGACGGGGGCGGTCTCGGCCGCGCCGTTCGGTTCGGCCTCGATCCTGCCGATTTCGTGGGGCTACTGCCTGATGATGGGGGGGCGCGGGCTCACCCAGGCAACGCGTATCGCGATCCTCAACGCCAACTACATCGCCAAGCGGCTCGAGGGCGCCTACTCGATCCTGTATGCGGGGCAAAAGGGGCGGGTTGCTCACGAATGCATCGTGGATGTGCGTCCCTTCCAGAAGAGCGCCGGGATCAGCGTCGACGATATCGCCAAGCGCCTGATCGATTGCGGCTTCCACCCGCCGACCATGAGCTGGCCGGTGGCCGGGACGCTGATGATCGAGCCGACCGAATCCGAAACCAAGGCCGAGATCGATCGCTTCTGCGATGCCTTGCTGGCGATCCGCGAGGAAATCCGGGCGATCGAGGAAGGGCGCGCCGACCGGACGAACAATCCCCTGAAACAAGCCCCGCATACGGTGCAGGATCTCATTGGTTCCTGGGAACGGCCTTATTCACGGGAGGCAGCCTGCTTCCCGGCTGGATCGCTGGGAATTGATAAGTACTGGCCGCCGGTCAACCGTGTCGACAATGCCTACGGCGACCGCAATCTCGTGTGCAGTTGCCCGCCGGTAGAGCTCTATGATGCGGCTGCCGAGTAG
- the gcvH gene encoding glycine cleavage system protein GcvH encodes MLRFTEEHEWLKLDGEIATVGITSHAAEQLGDLVFVELPKVGAVLTKGEAAAVVESVKAASDVYAPLDGEVTEINEAVVAAPETVNADPQGAGWLYRMRLKDPSAMEALMDEAAYAAFPK; translated from the coding sequence ATGCTGCGGTTTACCGAGGAACACGAGTGGCTGAAGCTCGACGGAGAGATCGCGACCGTTGGGATCACCAGCCATGCTGCAGAACAGCTCGGCGATCTCGTCTTCGTTGAACTCCCGAAGGTCGGCGCCGTTCTGACGAAGGGCGAGGCCGCCGCCGTCGTCGAGTCGGTCAAGGCTGCGTCCGACGTTTACGCCCCGCTCGATGGCGAGGTGACGGAGATCAACGAGGCCGTTGTCGCCGCTCCGGAGACCGTGAACGCCGACCCGCAGGGCGCAGGCTGGCTCTACCGGATGAGGCTCAAGGATCCGTCTGCCATGGAAGCCCTGATGGACGAAGCGGCCTATGCCGCCTTCCCGAAATGA
- the gcvT gene encoding glycine cleavage system aminomethyltransferase GcvT has protein sequence MPAQPAETVALRQTPLHDLHQRLGARMVPFAGYAMPLHYPAGLLKEHLHTRAAAGLFDVSHMGQIALRGDDLSQIALALESVIPADLLGLSDGRQRYGLLTDASGGILDDLMIARSGDGLVLVVNAANKQADAAYLRAHLPAWITIEELPRALLALQGPAAEAAMAELAPEIVQMRFMDVRPVTLLGIPCLVTRSGYTGEDGFEISVPADGAETIAEALLAKPAVLPVGLGARDTLRLEAGLCLHGADIDVTTSPVEAGLSFAIPRIRRRGGAREGGFPGAERILHELEAGVARRRVGLRPQGRTPVRAGASLHAAADGIRLGHVTSGSFGPSLGGPVAMGYLPTAYTDSGTCVFAEVRGQRLPLTVTSLPFHPAGFKRG, from the coding sequence ATGCCGGCGCAACCTGCCGAGACCGTTGCTCTCAGACAAACGCCCCTTCACGACCTGCATCAGCGCCTCGGCGCTCGGATGGTGCCGTTCGCGGGCTACGCCATGCCCCTGCACTATCCGGCGGGTCTGCTGAAGGAACATCTGCACACACGGGCGGCGGCCGGTCTGTTCGACGTGTCTCACATGGGGCAGATCGCCCTGCGTGGCGACGACCTGAGCCAGATCGCCCTGGCTCTCGAAAGCGTGATCCCGGCCGACCTCCTCGGCCTGAGTGATGGTCGCCAGCGCTACGGACTGCTCACCGACGCATCCGGCGGCATACTCGACGACCTGATGATCGCGCGTTCCGGCGATGGCCTCGTCCTCGTCGTGAATGCGGCGAACAAGCAGGCTGACGCTGCCTACCTGAGGGCCCATCTGCCGGCCTGGATCACGATCGAGGAGCTTCCCCGTGCGCTTCTGGCGCTTCAGGGGCCTGCCGCCGAGGCCGCCATGGCCGAGCTGGCGCCCGAGATCGTGCAGATGCGCTTCATGGATGTGCGCCCGGTCACGCTTCTGGGCATCCCCTGCTTGGTCACGCGTTCCGGCTACACGGGCGAGGATGGTTTCGAAATCTCGGTTCCGGCAGACGGGGCCGAGACCATCGCCGAGGCGCTGCTTGCCAAGCCTGCCGTGCTCCCGGTCGGACTCGGCGCCCGCGATACGCTGCGGCTCGAAGCGGGCCTGTGCCTGCATGGCGCCGACATCGACGTGACCACGAGTCCCGTCGAGGCGGGTCTGAGCTTCGCGATCCCCCGAATCCGGCGTCGCGGCGGCGCGCGCGAAGGGGGGTTCCCGGGCGCCGAGCGCATTCTGCACGAATTGGAGGCGGGCGTCGCACGACGGCGGGTCGGTCTGAGGCCGCAGGGGCGTACCCCCGTGCGGGCCGGTGCCTCGCTTCATGCGGCGGCGGACGGGATCCGCCTGGGCCACGTCACATCGGGCAGCTTCGGCCCGAGCCTCGGCGGCCCGGTGGCGATGGGTTACCTGCCGACCGCCTACACCGACAGCGGCACATGCGTCTTTGCGGAAGTGCGCGGGCAGCGCCTGCCGCTCACCGTCACGTCGCTTCCCTTCCACCCTGCCGGCTTCAAGCGCGGCTGA
- a CDS encoding LysR family substrate-binding domain-containing protein, with protein MPTLTDETGRKSAPFDGSPTGPHAEVLRRSRSLEALADLPEIPLGTLAHEDFAMFSRRLSPVYFDHVVAACRAHGFSPRILHEVRSVTSQIAFVGCGQGIALVPSTFERLAPGNVIFRPLKERVDIVAAALAWSTARHNPLVHTVVELVRSGARAPAAENE; from the coding sequence TTGCCGACCCTGACGGATGAAACCGGCCGTAAGAGCGCCCCCTTCGATGGCAGCCCCACCGGCCCTCATGCTGAGGTGCTGCGGCGCAGCCGCAGCCTCGAAGCATTGGCGGACCTGCCCGAGATCCCGCTCGGCACGCTCGCGCACGAGGACTTCGCAATGTTCTCCCGTCGGCTGAGCCCGGTCTACTTCGATCATGTGGTCGCGGCCTGTCGCGCGCATGGTTTCTCGCCTCGCATCCTGCACGAGGTTCGCTCCGTCACGTCACAGATTGCCTTTGTCGGCTGTGGTCAGGGTATCGCGCTCGTTCCCTCGACCTTCGAAAGGCTCGCTCCAGGCAACGTCATCTTCCGCCCCTTGAAGGAGCGCGTCGACATCGTCGCAGCGGCGCTGGCCTGGTCCACCGCGCGTCACAATCCGCTCGTCCATACCGTGGTCGAGCTTGTTCGAAGCGGTGCTCGCGCTCCTGCTGCCGAGAATGAATAA
- a CDS encoding alpha/beta fold hydrolase produces the protein MYGEQNASLSDLTHTQAEGVQLAEIPACGHFPMYSNPALMWREITAFQARSSAE, from the coding sequence ATGTACGGCGAGCAGAATGCATCGCTCTCCGACCTGACGCACACTCAGGCGGAGGGCGTGCAGCTGGCGGAGATTCCCGCCTGCGGCCACTTCCCGATGTATTCCAATCCGGCCCTGATGTGGCGGGAAATCACCGCGTTCCAGGCACGCTCCAGCGCAGAGTGA